GTACTCCATATATTTTTTGACTACTCATGAGGGCATGTGACCGCCTCCTTGGGGAGTTTAGTCTCAACTTTCAAGAGATTCACCCTTGGAATTGGAACCATTAGGCTCTTGCCTCTTGCTGGATTTGTCCACCACTTGATTCATCGTGCTTAAAGCACTCCGAGAAAAGTCTATGCATCTTCCTTTGATTGAAAAAGTAATGCTTAAATTGGAGTAAGTGAAAAGAGGAAGGACCTGGATGGAGACTAATCGCACAAGGGCAAGAAACTCTAACGATCATTAAACTGTGCAAATTATGCTTTTTTTTGCTACTtaagacaatttttttttgtaaaaaatgatTACTCGACTCGCAAGATTAGTGTAGCCTTTTCATCAAATTTTGTAATTAATTGTAACGAAATGAGCTATACGCATGTAGCACATGTGCTAAATCTCGGCAAATTCGTCCAAAATTCGATGGTCACTTAGAtaccaattttgtgaatttagTGACTGTTGCTAAAACAAGGGCAAAAATTTTGGTCAGTTCTcgaattattattaattttgaaCACTTTCAACTCTTCAATTATTATTCGTATACGTTTTGCTCTCTTATTTCTAAAAACGTATATTTCTAGCACTTATGTAATTTTAACCATTACTCTTAACGAATTCTATCTCagattgatgtaattttgattATCTTCAATCCTTCAATCACATATAATCATCGTTGCAACTACTACACGCCGGTCAATAGCTACTAATTGTTGTTGGCTAATAGTTGACCACTTTTCTAGTGTTATCAAATTTAAACGAAACTACACTTTTAGAATGTGTTTTTCGAGTatattccaaatctaaactcaGATTTCTATCAATCTAGCTAGTTATGAGTAGATTTTTGCTTGTATATTATGCATGGTGtagtttctttttgttttaacATCTCAAATGTATAAAAGGGTTGGAAGGATACATTTTTAGGAGTTATTAATTAGAGGATTAAAAATGTACTGACTTAATAGGTTGAGAGCTAACCAAATAATCTGTCCTTAAAACAAGCATTAATTGAACAATCAAAAGTATACTATGTGGGTAAGGTTTTTTTGTCCGTTATTGGTTTAAATACATATCAAGCCACACATGTGCAACGAACTCAAAAAAAGGGGGCCAAAAAAAAAGCCATACATGTCTCTCCACTGCTAgatatcttgaaattttgaaacttttaaGAGTCAAATAGTCAACGAAAAACGCATAGCATattggttaccaagtgcaaaggtCAATGGTTCTTCAATTCTCACCCCACCAAAGAGCTAATTTCTCATTTCTAGTAAACACAAGTTGATAAATTTTGGAGGACCGCCCTCCTGAGTCCTGACGGCAGCGTGCACACAAATTTTTGGAGAACTATCGTCCAGCCCATAGTTGAACAACGGCCCACAATTAAAGCAACACTCTTGGGCCTTCGAAATCATATTTGCTTTGACAGTCCACATATTCTATGCTCATCCAGGCTCTTCCAGAAATCGATTATTTCATCACCTGGTGCCGGCCACCCCCacgcctctctctctctcttgcacaCTATAACTCTTTCAACCGGCGCTAACCTACGCACTAGGCGTACGAGTTGCCGCGATCCTCCCCTCTGTCCCAACCTATTCGTATCAGAATACACGAGAAAAGCACAAATaaggaatttcaaaagaaagagAAGCTCCTTCTCTCCCTTCCGAATTCCAGATTGATACAAATTTTAGGCTAACTAAAGCAGAGTCGTAGGGTTTTGAATTTCGGTAATCGAATAAGTTCACCTATGGGTGAAATGAAGATGGAGGAGTTGTCTTTGCCAGCTCTTTTCGAGCAGGCTCGAAAGATTCATCTCGCCGCCTCCGAATCAACGGTTGATCAGGTAagaattttttgataatttcaacatttattatttttatggATTCATATGTTTATGTTgcgtttatttctttttatttcgctGTGTGCAGATATGATTGTTTTATTAACGCTAATATTAATTTGTGGATTTTCAGGAGACCCTGAAAAAAGGTTGTGAAAATTTGGCGCAGTGCGAGGAAATGATGAGTAAATTAGGACTCTTCTCGACAAATGAGACCAAGGATGACATTAGCACCACTAATCTCAAGTATCTTCTCGTGAGTCTATTGGTTTTGCCTGGTCCTGTTGAGTTTtttagttcctttttttttttaatattcacGTCGCTAGCTTTAGCATCTGAAGTAAGCCATGGATGGAATCTCTTATTCTGGCAGTTTAGTATTTTTTGAGAAGCATTTTCTTGAGTAGAATGCTTTGTGTGACCTGGTATTCCGAAGAAGAAGTTACGTTGTTTCTCTCCCTCCATTTTGCAATCAAATCGATGTTTTGTCTTCCTGATTACATTATAATAACCGTAAATTGTACCAATAAGCTATTTCCTACTTGAACCAAGGAGTTGAAGTGAATGATGTGTTATCAATTCCTAATGAGAAAGGAACTTGGCCATGCTCAACAGATGCATAACTTGTATGGGGGATTCCTTTGTTTGATACCTTTATGTGATTGTTTCTTGCAGTCTTATACTAGAAATTAAACCTGGCTTCAAATATTGCGTTCCTGTGATTTTAGTATTGCTTCTTTAATTTGGAGAAGCCTGAAGGTTTTCAGTCTCCTCTGATGATATATTCCTAGTTGGATGCTGTATTGGGCCTGAGATATGTTATGCTTATGATAAACTGGGACAGGTGCTGTTCTATCTTGGTGAGTTGACAGAAAAAGTTGCGCAAGATGACAGGATACAGGTTCTCAAGGTTTCTCAAGCTAAGCTAAAGGTAGAGAACACCCCACTATTTGTTGCTAAAATTACGTGCTTCAATATCGTAGTCCTTTATTGTTGCTAGTTCTTTTTCCATGAAAAGGTTGCcactttgaaatttttataactCCTGTTGAACCATTTTGCCAGGAATTTATTTCGTTCTGTGAAGCCATGGAGCTTGTGCCTGAAGAAGAGTTACAAATGTCCTCTTCAGGGGGTGCTAATTCTTTTGCTGACCTTAGGGCAAAAAAGGTAGTTCTTGGTTTGCTATTTAACCATAGAACAGTGGTACTGCTGAATATAAATTTAGTAACTTAATGGCCTTCTTTTGTATGCTTTTGTCCTATACAAAGTTATAAAGTTATAAACTTAATGTGATTTGTAATTTCAGGTTGCTCGTTTTAGACGGCAGAAAGCTGCTGAGGCAAAACTGCTTGAAATAAAGGAGCGAAAGGAAAGGCGAGGCCGGTCAACTAGAGCAGCAGCAATATCCACTCCTGTTGAGACAAGGGAAGAAGATTTGCTGGATGATGATGGAGAAGAGGAGAGGGAggttagctttttttttttctttaatgatTTTTTCGTCTTCCAACTATTTTTCGTTTCACCCTTCCTCTTTCCTTCCCTCCTTTTAGGACTGGGGGATGAGGAGGGGCTTGGGCTGGGGGAAGGTGACGAAGGAACTCTGAGTCTGCAGGATTTATGGCTTCTCATCTTGCACTTAAATAAGCAATCTGTGATGTTGCCTTCCACttgattttatttgtaaatattCATCAGATGGAATAGACCAAGTAAATGGCCAACATGATGTCAACTAGCATACCAAGAGGAAACTGTGGATGTATATTGTTTCAGTTGCCTTAAGTTTAGGCTTCGTGTGTAGAATTATTTTCTGTAAAACATTGGTTTTGCACTTTTTGGTAAGctactctctttttttcttactCAATCTGGACACTTGTCGTGGAGTGTTTACTTTTTGTCTCGGATGAAACAGGATTTTTCCTTCCCCCTTTGTAGTTTGTCTTTAAATTGTGTTGCAAATTTTTTAAGTAAATTCAATTCCTTGTTTAATGTTTTGGCTTCCCCTATTTTAAACCTTAAGGTCCTTTTTGCAGGCTTGGCTTACTACCATCTCATTGGCCCTCTGCAAGGTTGGTTGGTGGTTTAGTAGCCTCAGAATTTTTGTATGATCAGTTTCCATCTCTTTGAtatcttttataattttataatagGCTTTTGATCTGCTGGAAATGCTTAAGAAGGAGGAAGAAATGCTATCTGCCATTAACGAGAAGAAGTTACAGGTATTAATGTTTTCTTCTTTAGGAAATATCTGGAACATAATTTTCACACTTCTTGTCTTAATACTTTAATTTTGAGATGTCCCTCAATCATATTTGAATGGGGACGCTCATTCTGAGATCACATATTTGCATCTTGGGTATTTGATGTTATTAAGTATGGTGTGTGATTGTTCTTTTTCTTGGATAACAATCATATTCGTATCAGCAATGTGCTCAAACACCTCCTTGTCTGGGGATATGTGCCCCCCCTCAGCAACATTTCCTTAGTTATGACATGATAAAGATCAATTTTGTACTAGGTTATGATAAAGCATTAATTAGTTCCACATTATGTATAATGTGTCTAATCGCCCATCATAAGTCATAAAAAAGTAGCAGATGCACACTTGGCAGTAATGAGGGTCGTCACCTCTTTTAGAATGATTCCTCACACGGTCCTTTTGTGTTGCTTGTGGACTTAATTGGGGGAGTGGTGGATTGGCATATGCTAATTCTTTCAATCAATAGGGGGTGATGACTTCAAATGATTGCCAGATAAATGGCAATTCATAAAACTACAGGAGCTTAAGATGTTATTTACTTCTGTAtcttatttcttcttctttggttgcttttgtttctttggatcttttgttttccttaaaagGCTTATCTGTTAATTGTTCTTCTCAGTTTTATTTTTTCAGTGTGTTGGTAACGTGTTCTTTAGAAATTTCCCTTGTTGAATGCTCCATTTTGAAGCCTGCTTTGTGATTTTTATAGGAAGGGGACGGGGAAGTTTCACCAGCTATTCTTGATGAACGCGCTAAGAAAGCTGAGGCTTGGCATCGTGATGCAGCTTCTCGGGCTAGATTCACAAAACCAGCTGCCCCCATCACATGTGCTACTTTTGCTCAGGATGTTATCGAAGGAAGAAAGAGGGTTTCAGATGCCCATGAGCACAAACATCAGCCAATGATATTTGGACCAGCAAGTCTTGTTGCCAAAAACCCAACAAGTGAGCGGGAAAGGCTTGCTGCACAAGTTTTCCAGCCTCATTACAGGTAAAATTTTATTGTGCAACTAAATGAAATGAAGGGTTGTATGCCCAGTATTAAAAGTACATCAGGAAGCtcaaaggaaataaaatgctaatCATAATGtgtcgcttttttttttttttcatataggCTGCCAACCATGAGCATCGAGGAAGCTGGGCTAAAGGAGATGGAGATCATGAACAAATGGCAGGAGAGAAATGCGAAGCTTATGGAAGAAGCCAATTCATCATGGTATAAGGACAAGTTAAGACCTGGTGAAGATGAGGAGGAGGACGATGATGCAGCTCAAGAAAAGGCAAGGCAGTGGGATGACTGGAAAGATGATAACCCACGTGGTGCTGGCAACAAGAAGCTAACCCCTTGCGGTTAATATAAGGTGGTTTTATGGCTGTCCCTGTTTTCTTTGTTTACCAATAAGCTACTTTTTTAGGCAAGTCTTGACACCAATTGAACATCTGTAATAATTTTGTTCATCAATTTGAATTCATTCTGTTGTATATAACAATGAGATTATTTACATGTTGATGGAGATTTTTGTAACAGTAGTGTCCTGTATTTTAAAGATCAATGCATAAGTCTCGGTTGGCTTCTCTTGAGTTCTTGCAATTGTTCAATTCCATTCTAATTTCTTGCCtcttttttgatgatttttatgAAATGTGTTGTCACCTTGTACAGAGTGAGATTTTACATCATCCCTGATGCAGCCAACAGCTAATCTCCAAGGGTTAGAAGTCCTGGCACTGGAACACATTTTCATCTTGAAGTTATTCTAATTTGGTTTTTCTATAGTTTTTAAGTCTTTTTATGGAATATTTTGGATCGTAGGAGATATCTGTGCGATGGTTGGATTTTAACTAGGAGTACTTTTTATATTAGTTCCAAAGGCAGGATGGGACTGTAGCTCGTTTTAACGAGTTGTAGGTTTGGAGTCGGCGTCAGTTCACGGTAGGCTTTCTTGATTCTTTGCTATTGCTACTTGATTATCGTGTCTCAGTCTTCTCTAAATTTCCATCTACTGCCTACGTATTTGTTAACCGTCCTTAGTCTGTTGCTTCAGTCTGTTTCTTTGTTGTTGATGCTATTAGAGTATTCGTTGGGAATTTTGTAAAAGATTCTTGTGAAAAATGAAGTATGAGATTTCACTTTAGCACTAGTTTGGTGTGAACCTTTAGGTGTAAtttatcaaattgattaaatctAAAATAATAGCATACCCTTCATATGATCCGCAGGCTTTCTTGTTTCTTCCTTCTGGTTTGTTTACGGTAGCTTATAAGCAATGTGGATGCCATGCCCTTGTAGGTTGTTGCTATGCACACTCGGGGGCTGGCAGTCCATATTATGACGTTaattttttccatgaaaatatGTCTGTTTGGATccttcaatttttcaaaaattagttttttaaatattataaaaatttttaaaaagtactctaaaaggtaCTCTAAAAAATAGTCTacattttttttagtatttaaaaaatatttcaaaatatattttaaaaacactactactcttaaatatttcaaaatattttctaaaaatatcctaaaatatattctaaaaactctgctataataaaatttttaaaaatattcccaaaaacagctaatccaaacgaaaCCGGCCAACTCTGTTTGagggtatttttaaaaaattttactatagcagtgttaaaaattttactgtagtagTCAAGAATATCTgttttttgacttgtttgacatacctttgttcattttttcatttaccCGTTTGGTTACAACAATCCAAACATTTGCATTCTGAAACGCCTAACAAGCTTGATCTTCAGTCATATTTAGAGATTAAGTTAAATACTGAATTGGGTCTGGAAAGAGCAAGACGAAGTTTATTTGTTATCAACACAAcacaattttgagaaaaatgacTATCAACTCACTTTTGGATTTGATATGGAACGAAACAAAGGAAAGCCAATACATATTGTTGGAAAGCAGATTATAAGGAAAGAAGAGAACAGAAACTACTACTAATTGTTAAGCACCTTTCCTCCATCTCCTACCCTTTTCCACCATCAGCATTAATCCGAACACAAATACCCGATTCCTCCTATTCCTATCTTTTCTCTTGATTCCATCAAATCAAATGTTTGGTATTTCTGAAACCACAATGGCATCGTCAATCAGATTCAAAAGAAACTTCAACAAATATATTAGTTAAGCATAGATTCAGTTAAGGGACACTGATTCTGACTAATCCTGGTTCTAAAAATAGAATACCACAGTATTGCAGAAAATATTCACACTTCTGAAACGCAAATGTTCTTGATATAGTGAAAGCAGTTTCTGATTGGTATATAGGACATGCTTTCACACACGTCGATTCTCATCTGAGAACTTCTTGCTTGTCATTGTCATTTAACAAACTTGTGGCTTTCTGATTCAAGTCCATACAGGAAATGATGTATAGATTTCATTACAAGCAACCATACCGCAATCTAATGCACAAATGCGAAGACGTCCATAAAGAAAACTACATTTGTACCATGCAAGTATCTCAAGTATAGGCACATACAcattacaacatgcacaagagAATATACGGATTCATATCTGCATACTAAAGACAGATAAAAATTAAAgagtttatgaatttcaaaaaagaaatccaaatgCAATACCAGCTTGAGCTTGAGCTTGAACATTTGAACCACAGCAACAAGAGACAGAGATTATAATTACAGCTGACTCTGCCAAAATAGTCTGCCAAACATCTCGGCTAAAAAGTTCCTTGATCCGCTTTTATTGAAGCCCAAATTCCTTCGTCCACTTCGTAGTAAAGCAATCAAGACAGATGGGAACATCAATATAGATGAAAAAACATCCAATTCATAATCAGGATTGCTTCCAAATGAAGATTCCATTTTCACGCATCAACGCATTTGAAACCCCCACAAATGCACAACCATACAACAAACAAGATAGTACAAATGATCAAGTCCATTGACAACACCACCCAAACATGCTTTTTCCAGACTACCTTAGCCTTCTGTTGTCCCAATTCCCCAGAATGCAGTCCATTCTTGTGCATCACCACTGTAAACTCCCTGCTCAATCCAGCTGCTGCCCCCTCATCCGGAGAGGCATCTTTGGCATTTGCAGCAGAGCCACCCATACAATCACCTAACCAaaacttcttctttttcttcatcaagCTCTTGGCAGTGCCCAACAACGGCCTCCCAACGGGCCCTCCTCTGGAGGAATCCATGCTTCCGTTCCAGCCAAGACTAAGTTTCAACCCTGAATTAGGAGAATGGATCCCCCCCATATCTGCATCTGCGgtcaacagatgatgaaaaacAGGGCTAAATTCGCCCTGAAAACAGTGAGAAGACAACTTCTGCAATCTTTTCTTAGCAGAACTGCTTCCAGCAACCTCATTGAAGGCGTCCTTGACACTCTTCAGAAAAGCCAACCCTTCGGAGTTCTCAAGATTTTCATCAAATATGGCAAAATAAGCAAAAGGATCTTCAATAAAGAATGTGTAGGTCCTGTTGCGGACCGTATGGGTGAAAACAGAATGCAAAGGTGGCGTTTTTTCAAGGCATTTGATCGCTAAGGAACCAAGATCAGCATCCTTTGAATTGAACTCAGCAAGGATTGTGGTGCCTTTTGCAACGCAAGCGTAATATACCAGATTTGGATCCGAAATCATCATAGTCTCCGAATAACATCAAAGCGACTCGAACCCAGATCGGtattcatccgaaaaaaaaagaaaataatagagaaaaagtCAAGGTtaagaaaacgaaaataaaaaGGCTTTTTCTATAATACACGTAAAGGTCAACCAATCAGATCACTTTAACCAATGAGGGCTAACGTGGGGCGGTGAATTGGAAGATGCGAAATAGAAATAGTTACAGAGATTGATGACAACAACAAAGGAGATTAGATAGagggatattttgaaaaaaaaaaatgttagggtttGGAGGGACAAGGGAGGAGAATGGAGGGGGAGGGGTTATTCTCTAGACGGATAAGCTGTATTAAGCTATCGGAAAAGAGATTGGAGAAGAAGTAAGAACCACCTCACTTAAACCAGCTGCTGTTTttgcatcatcaaagaatgcaAAAGAGATCAGGAGTGGAGGAAGATGCTTCCATCCTTCCTACCTTCTTTCCCTTCCCGTCCCCCAGCCcttctctcaattttcaaggctGGAACTTGGAAGACTAGGCCTAGAATCTTGGAAAGTCTCTAATAATTTTCTGCTATTTTTAACCAAGTTCACCCGAATGATAGATGGCACTTC
This portion of the Coffea arabica cultivar ET-39 chromosome 2e, Coffea Arabica ET-39 HiFi, whole genome shotgun sequence genome encodes:
- the LOC113729925 gene encoding PP2A regulatory subunit TAP46; this translates as MGEMKMEELSLPALFEQARKIHLAASESTVDQETLKKGCENLAQCEEMMSKLGLFSTNETKDDISTTNLKYLLVLFYLGELTEKVAQDDRIQVLKVSQAKLKEFISFCEAMELVPEEELQMSSSGGANSFADLRAKKVARFRRQKAAEAKLLEIKERKERRGRSTRAAAISTPVETREEDLLDDDGEEEREAWLTTISLALCKAFDLLEMLKKEEEMLSAINEKKLQEGDGEVSPAILDERAKKAEAWHRDAASRARFTKPAAPITCATFAQDVIEGRKRVSDAHEHKHQPMIFGPASLVAKNPTSERERLAAQVFQPHYRLPTMSIEEAGLKEMEIMNKWQERNAKLMEEANSSWYKDKLRPGEDEEEDDDAAQEKARQWDDWKDDNPRGAGNKKLTPCG
- the LOC113729926 gene encoding phytolongin Phyl2.2 produces the protein MMISDPNLVYYACVAKGTTILAEFNSKDADLGSLAIKCLEKTPPLHSVFTHTVRNRTYTFFIEDPFAYFAIFDENLENSEGLAFLKSVKDAFNEVAGSSSAKKRLQKLSSHCFQGEFSPVFHHLLTADADMGGIHSPNSGLKLSLGWNGSMDSSRGGPVGRPLLGTAKSLMKKKKKFWLGDCMGGSAANAKDASPDEGAAAGLSREFTVVMHKNGLHSGELGQQKAKVVWKKHVWVVLSMDLIICTILFVVWLCICGGFKCVDA